Genomic window (Alnus glutinosa chromosome 9, dhAlnGlut1.1, whole genome shotgun sequence):
ACCGTAAACAGATACCAACATATATGGCTCAGTTAATTATTTGTAGGTCCAGGCATCATGCAACaatttatattaaacaatataaattataaaaaaaaacatttcaaagttcatgtattaaaataattaattctgAACAATAGAAATTATAAttggaataaaaatttaatattaaagcATAAAACCAAGCATAGTTTAAGGGTTGACACTTTATAGACTTGAAGGTCCCAAGTTCTAATCCCATaagcccaatttttttttgaaaaaaaaaaaatccggatAGGCAATTGAAATAGGTTGGTCttttgggtcaacccactttaatgaccttttttaaaaaaaaaatattggattgggCTTGGGTTAAAATAAATCATACCCAGTAGCCCAAAAGCACTAGACCCCAAATCTTTGtgggttttaaaccctaccCAGATGCTAAACCCGAAAACCTTAATTTTGACCTATTGAAACGCTAACCCCTAAAGTCGCCTCCCAATGCCTCCTTATGCAATGGCCACAAAGGGCCACCACTCAGCAGCCACGATAGGCAGTAGAACGCAGTTGTACCGGCCAGCCCACAAGCAGCCCGTATAGGGCCACAACTGCTGTCCTCCACAGGCAGCCGCGATGGGCCGCTACTTATTTCATACGACAGGGGTGCAAGGCCACTGCACAGCAGCCTTAGATGACACCGACCAGCATGAAGGTGTGGCGTCGTCCAAACCTTGTGCTTTGGGATCTTTTCGTTGTCGCCCACACGACCAAAATTGTCGTTCAAAACATGCGACCTTGGCCGATCGCCGCTACTTCCTTTATGCGACGAAACGCCCCAGGTTGGTGGCCAGGGCAGTGGGTTTCACGGCCATGGTTCATCAACCAAACTTAGGTTCTTCTCTCCTTAGAACTCAAGGATACAGAGGTACGAGCCTATAGAACAGATCCCCTGGTATGGAGAGAGGAGAGATGGTTGGCATCTCCCCTTGTTAGGAGCACGATGGTTCTGGGAGTATGGGTTTCACTCTTATTCCAATAATCACAAAAAACAATAACAGCAGACATATTCAAATGCTAGACTTAGCAAATATAGCTTAGAGATGGCTCTAATATCATACGTTagcaatatataattaaatgctAATTAACAACGTAAATTATCAACggaataattatttatataaataccTTCAGCCATTGCTTTGCTCAAACAAAGTGAAAAAAGGTCTAATATAcaaacctaaatcattactTCCAAGCAAAATATCGTCTACATATGGGATTATAAAGATGACTTTACTCTCACTGACgttaaggtatatacattgatcaattttaatatcaaaaaatgattcatttaggataatcatggcattaatagctcattttgatctagagacattaaatggatgtgaaaacagcaTTTTCAAATGATTATCTTAAAGATGAGATTTACATGAAATAGCCTAAAGGTTTTAATGATAACgctcagaaagcttgcaaactaaataaatctatttatggGCTAAAACAAGCATCCCTTCAACGGTATATCAAATTTCACAAGGTTATTACATCGTGGTTTATTTGAGAATTTTGTTGATCAATAAAGTCATCTTTATaatcctatatgtagatattttgcttgcaagtaatgatttaggtttgctacatgaaaCTAAACAGTCTAtctctcaaaattttgaaatgaaggatttgggtgaagcttcttatgtcattggcatagagattcaaagagacagaaaacaaagaatattGAAACTGTCTCAAAAGGCCAACATTGAAAATAAAGAGATTCAGACTGAAGAATTCTATGGCTTCTATAGCACATATTATTATAGGggataaattcaataatgatcaatgtCTCCTAAATGTATTGGCACAAGAGCAAGATGAAGAATATTCTATATGCATCTGCAGTCAGCAGTCTATTGTATGCACAAGTCTGCATTAAACCTGACAATGCAATGGCAGTTGGAATGCTAGGTCGATATCAAAGTAAcccaaaattgaaacattggaaAACTGCAAAGAAATTCAGGCGGTATTTACAAGGAACCAAGGACTAAAGTTTGGCATATAGACACACtgaccatttggaggtggttggaTATTCAGATTCATATTTTGCTGGATGTGTAGATGGTAGAAAATCTACTTTAAGGTATATCTTTCTTCTTGTTGGATGGATTATATTCTAAGGAAGCAACAAGCAAACTATAGCTGCGACATCTACAATGGATgcggaatttatttatttttgcttcaTTCCTCCATGATCTAGTGATTTGATATCTTGATCCCAACTAGTGGTCAGCTCCTTCCTTTAAGTAACATGAAAGTGTaggccttcttttctttttctctgagCAAGATGGAAGTTGGTTAGGGAAGTTAATTCTAAATATGATGTTTAAATACGTGAACATGGTGAAAATGGTGATCAGTTTTGACTTGAGGAACGACTAAGATCTCGGGTGGTATTTAGATGAGCAAGCTattctttactttttatttgttttaccCTTCTGACATAATGGACAGTGAAATGAAAAAGGGAAATTCAATGGCTTTACAATTTTATTACTTGTTTGGAAGATGATCATAACATATAAACTTGCAGTATTTAAGCTTGGCATTGTCAGTTGGTCCTTGTTTTGTGGATTATTTTCCTGGGATTTCCGATTCAAGTTGTCACTTCTCACTGATTATATTAAATTTCTTTCAGCTTGAGGATGTATAATTCACTCGTGGAGAGATGCTTTAATGATTGTGTGGACACCTTCAAGCACAAATCCTTGCAGAAGCAAGAGGAAACCTGCGTGCGGCGATGTGCTGAGAAGTTTCTAAAGCATTCAATGCGTGTTGGCATGAGGTTTGCTGAGCTCAACCAAGGAGCAGCCACACAAGATTGAATGAACTACTCTTTAGCAACCAAGGGTGGAGAAGCCAGAGTGGTGAAATTTCTTATTGATACGAGCATTGCTTTGTTCCTCTATATGTATTTCCTCTTTGCTTGTATCCAATGAAAATCTGAACATTGCAGATACATATGCAGGAGAACCTGTTATTAATAATTTCGAGCAAGAGATCAACCCTGCTAAACACCCCTGTGCTGTGCTGTGCTGTAGAAATTTTATGAATGAATATATTTATTCtctataatatttaaatattctcttttttatgatttctttattctttatttttcaaacggTTATATTTTTCAAACGGTTACTTTTTAAACAATCATACCTTTTAAACAAccatattattatcattttattggcAGAGTATATTTTGGCTGCTTGGGGATGTTGTGTAAAAGGCAAGGGATTGCAAAAGAATGAttttgttaataataataataaataaataaaaaagagacagagaaaggagaaataattttttattagaaataattttagggAAGCAGATTTGGATTAGAGAAGCTGCTGGAGCGGTCTATCAAAAgtaaacactaaaaacaaagttaaaaaataatttacaactcaattttgataaaaataacaagATCCAATCACAGCAAATATACAGTCAAACTGCCATATAGTCTTTGTAGAGTAGAGTATACCAATTGGAAGACACCTCCAAAACAGTAGGTGAACATGTCAAGGCACATCAATACACAAATGCAGCATACAAATTAaacgccaagaaaaagaaaaatcacacaAATTAAACAAGTGAAACCTCCAAATAATCCACGTACACAAACAAGCAGGTACAAATTTGTTTTGTACACCATTTGGGTTCCATCACTGGTTTGGTAACTTTATGAGAGATCGTCATATCCATTATCCTGCATTTCTGCAAAATTCAACAGTTTTTTAGTATAAGCAACTCATCCATATCATTATACAAAGAATTCACAGAATAGAAAGCCACCTATCGCATAATAAACATCTGACAGCATCATCTAGaaaatagccaaaaaaaaaattatcaaacaccaaataaacaacaataaaGCTACCAGCCAACAGTCATCGTGATACATAGTAAACCAGAAAAGAAAACTTCACAAGATCATATTAAACAAGCAGCAGACTATGTGTAAATGCCTCTAGGTTTCCACTATCAAAAGGTATTTGCTTTTTCAATGTTGATTGCTCATTACTGATAACTCTAAATTCAAAAGAAGCTCACTTAACCTTGGGGTCCATGGGACCACTCTTAACTCATTTACAACTAAACATATAGCTATGCTTTCGACAAAGCCGAGCACGCATGTATCCAttgcccttttttctttttcttttttaataagtaattgagacatcattaaaagcataaggcacacaggaagtatacaaaactagtaggagcaaaaagaacaaaaaacacaaGATAACTAAACACCAAAAACGTAATAGCAGTACATAAAGCATTAAATGGAAATATGGACCAATTGTTTCCATCAACTGAGGAAGAAGCAAAACAAACACAATAATTTTTGCCACACTTAAGTGTGTGCTCGCTTTGATGTGCACAAAGCATAGTATCTCTGGACAGATACTGGAGGTCATTGCAGAGATAACAATGTTGGTCGCAACTTAGACTCACAAGTTTAAATTCAAAAGTCCAAGAAACACACCTAAACTATCAGAACTATATCTGCACTCatcaattttcctttttcttttacctGTATTTGGGTTGAAATGGTTTTATTTcattccttctttttttatccattacattttctgttttatttttcaaaatataatgaaCACTTGATTCCTAACCAAGCTCTACATTTCTAGATACAAAACGTTGAATCACATAAATCCTGGCATAATCTTCATGTATAAATTATACATTAGGCAGTCGGCACATGAGAAGTATATAAGTCATGACTAATATGACGTACTAAGACAGTACATACAACAATAAATTAtggcagaaaagaaaagaacaaaaaagaatgaACAGAAAAACTAGTAACGTCAACTAAATCTCTCTATTAGCGAACAACTAATAATCTTAATGCAGAAGACTGAATTTAAATGAAACTTTCAATAAGCAAATTGGCAGAACTATAGCAAACGTTACACATTCCCCATATAAGCATATCATCACGTTctgtaaaaattttaaaagaaactaaacAGAGTACAAAGTTAATACCTTTCACTAAATGCATTCTAAACATCCTAATCATGCTGGCGTTTCCTGTTCTTCTTCTCATATCTCTTCTTGCTCCTACTGACCCTCAAATCATCTGAGGCATCAGAATCAGATGGTGAAGCTGCCCTCCTGCTCTTGTGCTTACGCTCTCTAGCAGAATCCTCAGATGCATCTGAATCAGAATCAGAATCTCGGTggcttctcctcctcctcttctcctTCCTACTCTTTCTGTGCCGTCGACGACGCTCATTATCCTCATCCGAGGACTCATTCCTTTTTCTCTGCCTATCCTTCTTTCTCCTCTTCCTACTTTTATCGGAATCATCCGAATCATCTGAATCACCGCTTCCTCTCTTCCCACTCCTCTTCTTAGATCTCCCTCTACTCTTCCTCTCCCTAGAAGCCCTATCTGGCTCATCTTCATCTAACTCCTTTTTCATTGACCTTTCCTTACTAATTTTTTTCCCATTTCTCTTTG
Coding sequences:
- the LOC133877363 gene encoding mitochondrial import inner membrane translocase subunit Tim9 — translated: MDKSMLGDLDNLPEEDKLRMSSMIDQLQIRDSLRMYNSLVERCFNDCVDTFKHKSLQKQEETCVRRCAEKFLKHSMRVGMRFAELNQGAATQD